One genomic window of Brienomyrus brachyistius isolate T26 chromosome 16, BBRACH_0.4, whole genome shotgun sequence includes the following:
- the gorasp2 gene encoding Golgi reassembly-stacking protein 2 — protein sequence MGGSQSVEIPGGGSEGYHVLRVQENSPGHRAGLEPFFDFIVSINNNRLNKDNDTLKDLLKVNVEKPVKMLVYSSKTLELRDTTVTPSNMWGGQGLLGVSIRFCSFEGANENVWHVLEVEANSPAALAGLRPHTDYIIGADTVMNESEDLFSLIETHEGKGLKLYVYNTDTDNCREVVITPNSAWGGEGSLGCGIGYGYLHRIPTRPFEEGKKISFPEQVPGQPVSPVKDGFTEVQLSAVSPPPAVPLAPSGLEEGLSGLSISSATPTIPSVLHTGVPTVPLLPTQVSPSMAGISPGGPASTLPGLMTLPGGLPPLPTLPNMNLTLPDPTTTSLPGIGSLPPSAAGLPPLAPLPPLSLSGLAPLPMPTMLPPQLAARLPLVSDLSLPPPALPGLADPAAALIRDAVATSPRPPSDGDTPAESGTMETHVKEAEASSTSS from the exons ATGGGGGGATCGCAGAGTGTCGAGATTCCCGGAGGAGGGTCGGAGGGTTACCACGTCCTCAGA GTACAAGAGAATTCCCCAGGTCACCGCGCAGGGTTGGAGCCATTCTTTGACTTCATTGTttctataaataataatagattG AACAAAGATAATGACACTCTGAAGGACCTTCTGAAGGTGAATGTGGAGAAGCCTGTGAAGATGCTGGTGTACAGCAGCAAAACTCTGGAGCTGAGGGACACCACTGTCACGCCCAGCAACATGTGGGGCGGCCAGGGGCTGCTGGGAGTCAGCATCCGCTTCTGCAGTTTCGAGGGAGCCAATGAGAACGTGTGGCATGTGCTG GAAGTGGAGGCCAATTCGCCGGCTGCCTTGGCTGGACTGCGGCCGCACACGGACTACATCATTGGAGCGGACACGGTCATGAATGAG TCGGAGGACCTTTTCTCGCTAATCGAAACGCACGAAGGGAAAGGTCTGAAGCTGTACGTGTACAACACGGACACGGATAACTGCCGAGAGGTGGTCATCACGCCCAACAGCGCGTGGGGCGGAGAGGGCAG TCTGGGCTGTGGCATCGGCTACGGATATCTCCACCGGATACCAACCCGGCCGTTTGAAGAGGGCAAGAAGATCAGTTTTCCTGAGCAGGTTCCCGGCCAGCCGGTCAGCCCAGTGAAGGACGGCTTCACTGAG GTGCAGCTCTCAGCTgtcagcccacctccagctgtccCGCTGGCCCCCTCAGGGCTTGAAGAGGGGCTGTCCGGCCTGTCGATCAGCTCGGCCACTCCCACAATACCCAGCGTTCTACACACAG GTGTCCCAACTGTGCCTCTCTTGCCCACACAAGTCAGCCCTTCGATGGCGGGCATCTCGCCCGGCGGCCCAGCCAGCACATTACCGG GTTTGATGACCCTTCCAGGTGGCCTCCCCCCACTTCCCACCCTACCCAACATGAACCTGACGCTACCGGACCCGACTACCACCTCGTTACCGGGGATCGGGTCGCTGCCTCCGTCCGCAGCAG GCctgccccccctcgcccccctgcCGCCGCTGAGCCTGTCGGGCTTGGCCCCGCTTCCTAtgcccaccatgctgcccccccagctGGCCGCACGGCTGCCCCTAGTCTCGGACCTGTCGCTCCCACCGCCTGCTCTTCCGGGTCTGGCTGATCCGGCAGCCGCGCTGATCCGGGATGCTGTCGCCACCTCGCCTCGCCCCCCTAGTGACGGGGACACACCCGCCGAGTCCGGCACTATGGAGACGCACGTGAAAGAGGCTGAGGCATCCTCCACCTCCTCGTAA